In Chroicocephalus ridibundus chromosome 12, bChrRid1.1, whole genome shotgun sequence, a single genomic region encodes these proteins:
- the LOC134522540 gene encoding fer-1-like protein 4 isoform X1, producing the protein MALSVGVRRLSRLPGRGERQVQLSFRGFTQKTRKIRCGPEAVFGELFRWPHYGKLVVGEMLSVKVYNCSKVFSNRLLGTLVLSLQHLVTSGRLILREALVDRNHRVTDIYIELDLRYQPPDGSAGTWVEEDFVYQMKDSSELVICNPGFEELEATEGPRASELDRRAAALGRKLVKGLETDEEEEEEEEDFYDVSEMEVSGIIFSPVKSRSRLCSARDLFATPTPQSFQVGINIIEAQKLVGVNINPFVVVKVGEEKRHTATQKSTNCPFYNEYFLFEFREPRDILFHRLIEISVFHSKKIPFLGTCIGTFKMDVVTVYSQPDHRFFQKWAVISDPTDTRAGVKGFVKCSISVTAHGDAVGSLPTSSSSRDEDIERNLLLPKRVPAERPWARVCIKLYHAEGLPSMSAGIMGGFSKIVGEKKVFIDPYVQVSFCGQQGETSVETNTTEPEWNEQISFIEMFPPLARKIKVQVLDDANVGDVAVATHYIDLQQISDPGRNGFNPTFGPAWVNLYGSPQNSALWDIHKDLNDGMGEGIFYRGRILMAVTVEIFSSPSMAERKLGDKTKSALSKLKLKKKSKKSKEKAKELRQLKGEEEAGDSQEAEQPEEVTVEVEELHPLPENALGRKEEFLLFAAFFEATMMDSSLSSKSVSFEVSIGNYGKVEEVGTKVWRKVEKGEAKEEKQPLLDPGSDGELDIEVPAPASAAPNKSVTKSRKPEPMEYDRSYSCLPMMHEKPCVYVWSYWEDHTWRLCISNWIVKLAERLEQGLDDVEKLVRRPKAKAEERLREVLEEFVAGCRQYSLGAERKTMAHPNNLDRCRMKYLMRNIILYAKQGLRVRRRLTRTNVKEKVKETRRILAKLRFMAKEPQCTLPDVLVWMLCNNRRVAYARVPAQNVLYSVVEEEKGKDCAKIQTVFMKVPGLHTGEIFAKLEIYMWLGVTKYAKNCLAELPEEFKFLSESGQEIAQLSACSPPSRLSRDDFSYFQLRAHLYQARGILPADDNGLSNPFARVVFSTHCQTTRMLEETLSPMWNELLLFDQLVIDGKKEELKTETPIIIINLFSHNKFGSPVFLGQAFAVPQVKLVDEPYTKPAMQFFDFYKGAKAAGELIATFELIELDYSGYLEPSVPEDVEPKEPDYLGDPRAGRFIIPEGICPVLKEFRIEILFWGLRDLKRVNLFEVDQPQVIIECAGKKVESEVIVTYKENPNFTELVKYMDVELPEQVYLHPPLSIFVVEKRAFGHTVLVGTHVVSNVMKFSPRELEEEPEDVSKAWKVSSQCLPSQTVVNIGLASGDPGPSTQPLSLVKSPLRKIPINKLVKKEDEYEEEKPELEELDWWSKYYESLKDLYNQARSDEEDAENDDLNDADGGNLNVSSIDMEAEDEAVIEAEIARPKRKVIATLQIYNSELENEFDNFEDWLCIFPLHRGKANEDEDGNEDEHFVGKYKGSFYVYPTEEAGMEPKVSQGIPRNRPIKVLVRVYIVKATNLSPADPNGKADPYVVVTVGQTQKDTKERYIPKQLNPVFGEVVELTVSFPMESELTVAIFDHDLVGSDDLIGETKIDLENRFYSKHRANCGVASQYDINGYNMWRDAFKPTQILDSLCKKNSLPAAEYRREEVKVDNKIFKIPPEAFPEGTESLENNVCSLKQLPVLSGARAETSVRSSRGMADENWSVDDEHKALYVLQHWEEMPGYGYKLVPEHVEIRSLYNPENPGLAQGSLHMWIDMFPNDVPAPPPVNIKPRLPVSYELRVIIWNTDDVILDDVNPITGEPSSDIYVKSWIKGLDHDKQETDVHFNSLTGEGNFNWRFIFRFNYLPTEKEITYKKKDSVFSVEESEFREPAVLVLQVWDYDRISANDFLGSIELKLHDMVRAAKSSEHCTVRMAKENATPRFSIFRNKRMRGWWPFIKLKEQEDEEREDKQKKKKKLRSSVKPEDVEFTDPNGNKYLLTGKVEAEFQLLTVEEAEKSPVGLGRKEPEPLEKPNRPKTSFNWLVNPMKTFVFFIWKRYKKYIIVLFVVAVLTIFLVLLIYTMPGYISEKIING; encoded by the exons gCTTCACCCAGAAGACGAGGAAGATCCGCTGCGGCCCGGAGGCCGTCTTCGGGGAG CTCTTTCGCTGGCCTCACTACGGGAAGCTCGTTGTGGGAGAAATGCTGTCCGTTAAGGTTTATAACTGCAGCAAGGTTTTCAGTAACAG GCTTCTCGGCACCCTTGTCCTTAGCCTTCAGCACCTGGTGACGTCTGGGAGGCTGATCCTCCGGGAGGCCCTCGTTGACAGGAACCACAGAGTCACTGAC aTCTACATTGAGTTGGATTTGCGCTACCAGCCTCCAGATGGCTCAGCTGGGACCTGGGTTGAAGAGGACTTTGTCTATCAGATGAAAGACAG TTCAGAGTTAGTCATCTGCAATCCTGGATTTGAGGAGCTGGA GGCAACCGAGGGGCCAAGAGCGAGTGAACTGGACCggagggctgctgctctgggcaggaAGCTGGTGAAAGGCCTGGAGActgatgaggaagaggaagaggaggaagaagatttCTATGATGTGTCTGAGATGGAGGTCTCGGGCATCATCTTCAGCCCTGTGAAGAG CCGCTCCAGACTTTGCTCCGCACGGGACCTCTTTGCCACCCCAACCCCGCAGAGCTTCCAG GTTGGGATTAATATCATTGAAGCACAGAAGCTGGTGGGGGTGAACATTAACCCCTTTGTGGTGGTCAAGGTTGGAGAGGAGAAGAGGCACACAGCAACGCAGAAGTCCACAAACTGCCCCTTCTACAATGAA tattttttgtttgaattccGTGAGCCAAGGGACATTTTATTCCACAGACTCATAGAGATCTCG GTTTTTCACTCAAAGAAGATACCATTCCTGGGAACGTGCATAGGAACGTTCAAGATGGATGTTGTGACGGTGTACAGCCAGCCAG ATCACAGGTTTTTCCAGAAGTGGGCTGTCATCAGTGACCCCACGGACACCCGGGCAGGCGTGAAAGGCTTTGTGAAGTGTAGCATCTCTGTCACCGCACATGGGGATGCTGTGGgctcccttcccacctcctccagcagccggGATGAGGACATTGAAAG GAACCTGTTGCTGCCTAAGAGAGTCCCTGCAGAGAGACCCTGGGCCAGGGTCTGCATCAAGCTGTATCATGCCGAGGGCCTGCCCAGCATGAGCGCAGGCATCATGGGTGGTTTCTCCAAGATcgtgggggagaaaaaagtatttattgaCCCATACGTGCAGGTCTCGTTCTGTGGGCAGCAG ggGGAAACATCGGTGGAGACCAACACCACTGAGCCTGAGTGGAACGAGCAGATCAGCTTCATAGAGATGTTCCCGCCTCTGGCCAGGAAGATAAAAGTCCAGGTGCTGGATGATGCCAATGTTGGTGACGTGGCCGTGGCTACACACTACATTGACCTGCAGCAGATCTCGGACCCTGGCAGGAATG GCTTTAACCCCACGTTTGGCCCAGCCTGGGTGAACCTGTATGGCTCCCCCCAGAACTCAGCTCTGTGGGACATCCACAAAGACCTCAACGATGGCATGGGTGAGGGGATCTTCTACCGTGGGCGCATCCTCATGGCCGTCACGGTGGAGATcttcagcagccccagcatgGCAGAGAGGAAGCTTGGGGACAAGACGAAAAGTGCCCTAAGCAAactgaagctgaagaagaaaagtaaGAAATCCAAGGAGAAAGCCAAAGAACTGAGGCAGctgaagggagaagaggaggctggggaCTCTCAGGAGGCCGAGCAGCCTGAGGAGGTCACTGTGGAAGTGGAAGAGCTCCATCCACTCCCCGAG AACgcactggggaggaaggaggaattcCTCCTCTTTGCTGCCTTCTTTGAAGCCACTATGATGGACTCCTCTCTCAGCTCCAAGTCTGTCAGCTTTGAAGTCTCTATAG GAAACTATGGCAAAGTTGAAGAGGTTGGGACCAAAGTATGGAGAAAAGTGGAAAAGGGAGAAGcgaaagaagaaaagcagccttTGCTGGACCCTGGTTCAGATGGTGAGCTGGACATTGAAGTCCCGGCCCCAGCTTCAGCAGCACCAAACAAGTCAGTGACGAAGAGCCGGAAACCAGAGCCCATGGAGTATGACAG GTCATACAGCTGCCTGCCCATGATGCACGAGAAACCCTGCGTGTACGTGTGGAGCTACTGGGAGGATCACACGTGGAGACTCTGCATTTCCAACTGGATCGTCAAGCTGGCAGAGCGCCTG GAGCAGGGGCTGGACGATGTGGAGAAGCTTGTGAGAAGGCCAAAGGCTAAAGCAGAAGAACGGctcagagaggtgctggaggaaTTTGTAGCTGGATGCAG GCAATATTCACTCGGCgcagagagaaaaacaatggCCCATCCAAACAACCTTGACAGATGTCGGATGAAATACCTGATGCGCAACATC ATCCTGTATGCAAAGCAGGGGCTCCGCGTGAGGCGGCGGCTGACTCGAACCAATGTCAAGGAGAAAGTTAAGGAGACAAGGAGGATCCTGGCAAAGCTACGCTTCATGGCTAAAGAG ccccagtgCACCCTCCCCGATGTACTCGTCTGGATGCTCTGCAACAACAGGCGTGTGGCATATGCAAGAGTTCCTGCACAGAACGTTCTCTATTCGGTGGTCGAAGAGGAGAAAGGCAAGGACTGTGCGAAGATCCAGACTGTCTTTATGAAG GTCCCTGGCTTGCACACTGGCGAGATCTTTGCCAAACTGGAAATCTACATGTGGCTTGGGGTAACCAAATATGCGAAGAACTGTTTGGCAGAGCTGCCTGAGGAGTTCAAGTTCCTCTCTGAGAGTGGACAGGAGATAGCCCAGCTCTCAGCGTGCAGTCCTCCCAGCCGGCTCAGCAGGGATG ATTTCAGCTACTTCCAGCTCCGAGCCCATCTGTATCAGGCTCGAGGGATCCTCCCTGCAGATGACAATGGTCTTTCAAATCCATTTGCAAGAGTGGTGTTTTCAACTCATTGCCAAACCACCAGG ATGCTGGAGGAGACACTGAGCCCCATGTGGAACGAGCTACTTCTGTTCGACCAGCTCGTTATTgatgggaaaaaagaagagttgaAAACAGAGACCCCCATCATTATAATCAACCTTTTCAGCCACAATAAATTT ggctCCCCTGTGTTCCTTGGCCAGGCCTTTGCTGTCCCACAGGTGAAGCTGGTTGATGAGCCATACACCAAACCTGCCATGCAGTTCTTTGATTTCTACAAAGGCGCCAAAGCAGCGGGAGAGCTTATTGCCACTTTTGAGCTGATTGAGTTGGATTACAGTGGCTATTTGGAG CCATCAGTGCCCGAGGATGTGGAACCCAAGGAGCCTGACTACCTGGGAGACCCTCGTGCTGGAAGGTTCATCATCCCTGAGGGCATATGCCCGGTGCTGAAGGAGTTTCGCATAGAG ATCCTGTTCTGGGGCCTGCGAGACCTGAAGCGGGTGAACTTGTTCGAGGTGGATCAGCCCCAGGTGATCATTGAATGTGCTGGCAAGAAGGTGGAGTCAGAAGTGATCGTGACCTACAAAGAGAACCCCAACTTCACCGAGCTGGTCAAATACATGGATGTG GAACTCCCAGAGCAGGTTTACCTTCAccctcccctcagcatcttcgtGGTGGAAAAGCGTGCGTTTGGGCACACTGTGCTGGTGGGTACCCACGTTGTGTCCAATGTGATGAAATTCTCACCcagagagctggaggaggaaCCAGAAGACGTGTCCAAAG CTTGGAAAGTCTCATCCCAGTGTCTTCCCTCTCAGACTGTGGTAAACATTGGCCTGGCATCTGGTGACCCAGGTCCCAGCACTCAACCCCTGAGTCTTGTGAAG TCTCCTTTGAGGAAAATTCCAATCAATAAGCTTGTAAAGAAGGAGGATGAATATGAAGAGGAAAAACCAGAGCTGGAAGAACTGGATTGGTGGTCCAAATACTATGAGTCCCTGAAGGACCTGTATAACCAG gCACGTAGTGATGAGGAAGATGCTGAGAACGATGACCTGAATGATGCAG ATGGGGGGAATTTAAATGTATCCTCCATTGACATGGAAGCGGAAGATGAGGCAGTAATTGAAGCTGAAATTGCACGACCCAAGAGGAAAGTCATCGCCACCCTTCAG ATCTACAACTCTGAGCTGGAAAATGAGTTTGATAATTTTGAAGACTGGCTGTGTATCTTCCCCCTTCATCGTGGCAAAGCAAATGAGGATGAAGACGGAAATGAGGATGAACATTTTGTGGGGAAGTACAAG GGCTCCTTCTATGTCTACCCCACTGAGGAAGCTGGCATGGAGCCCAAGGTTTCTCAGGGCATTCCAAGGAACAGACCCATCAAGGTTCTTGTAAGAGTTTACATTGTTAAG GCTACGAACCTGTCTCCAGCAGACCCCAATGGCAAGGCAGATCCCTATGTGGTGGTGACTGTGGGACAGACGCAGAAGGACACAAAGGAGCGATATATCCCAAAGCAGCTCAATCCCGTGTTTGGAGA AGTTGTGGAGCTGACAGTCTCCTTTCCCATGGAATCGGAACTCACTGTGGCAATATTCGACCATGATTTGGTGGGATCCGATGATCTGATTGGGGAGACCAAGATTGACTTGGAGAATCGATTCTACAGCAAACACAGGGCCAACTGTGGAGTGGCCTCTCAGTACGACAT AAACGGCTACAACATGTGGCGAGATGCTTTCAAGCCCACGCAGATCTTGGATAGTTTATGCAAGAAAAACTCACTCCCTGCAGCAGAGTACAGACGGGAGGAGGTCAAGGTGGACAATAAAATATTCAAGATCCCTCCAGAGGCTTTTCCGGAAGGTACAGAGAGCTTGGAGAACAATGTCTGCTCCCTTAAACAGCTGCCTGTGCTCAGCGGTGCACGTGCTG AGACGTCTGTGAGGAGCAGTAGAGGAATGGCAGATGAGAACTGGTCGGTGGATGATGAACATAAGGCTTTGTACGTCCTGCAACACTGGGAAGAGATGCCAGGATATGGGTACAAGCTGGTACCAGAGCATGTGGAGATCCGGTCCCTGTACAACCCGGAGAACCCTGGGCTTGCACAG GGCTCCTTGCACATGTGGATTGACATGTTTCCAAATGATGTCCCTGCACCGCCGCCTGTCAATATCAAACCACGACTGCCTGTCAG CTATGAGCTGCGTGTTATTATCTGGAACACGGATGATGTGATCCTTGATGATGTCAACCCAATAACGGGAGAGCCTTCCAGCGATATCTACGTGAAAAG CTGGATAAAGGGTCTTGACCACGACAAGCAGGAGACGGATGTTCACTTTAACTCCTTGACTGGGGAGGGCAATTTCAACTGGAGGTTCATCTTCCGCTTCAACTATCTCCCAACTGAGAAGGAGATCACCTACAAGAAGAAGGACTCTGTCTTCTCTGTGGAGGAATCAGAGTTTCGGGAACCAGCTGTTCTGGTCCTCCAGGTGTGGGATTACGACAGGATTTCAGCTAATGACTTTCTAG GTTCCATCGAGCTGAAGCTGCATGACATGGTGCGGGCAGCCAAGAGCTCAGAGCATTGCACTGTCAGGATGGCCAAGGAGAATGCAACACCTCGCTTCTCCATCTTCCGAAACAAGCGCATGAGGGGTTGGTGGCCCTTCATCAAACTTAAAGAACAAGAAGATGAGGAGAGGgaggacaagcagaaaaagaagaagaagttGAGAAGCTCAGTCAAACCAGAGGACGTGGAGTTCACAGACCCCAATGGGAACAAGTACCTCCTGACG GGTAAGGTGGAAGCGGAGTTCCAGCTGCTGACTGTGGAGGAGGCTGAGAAGAGTCCTGTTGGTTTGGGTCGAAAAGAGCCTGAACCCTTGGAAAAGCCCAA